DNA from Leptolyngbya iicbica LK:
AAGCAGGGCGCTGGTTCGCCATGATGAGCCAGACATTGCCCACTATGTTCCAAAATGCCAACCGCTATCAGCGACAATCCCAACTCACTGATAACGGTGTTGAGGTGACTAAAACTTCCGATGACTCTACACTGGCAGAGGTTTTACACGAACACGCTCAAGAAATCACCCAGTATGTGGAAAACGGAATGCCCGGTATGGGCGGTGGCATGATGTATCGGGATCGAACTCCGATGCCCCGTCCAGATTAGACGCTACCAACAGCATCCACCACGACCATGTGAGCCATGATGAGTGCCACCGTGATGATTCAGCATCACAGTATCGGCGAGGTCTTGGTTGTTAGAAACATCAAGATTGACACGGCTCCAAGCGATCGTAGGAATGGAGAGAACGACTGCAGTAGCCAACGCGGTGCTAATCAAAGAAGCCCGTTTCATCACGTCTCCTTCTCTGTTGAGTATTTATACTCTGATCCTAGCTCTTCAATTCTCGATAAACACCACGTTTACAGGAATTCACACGCTTCGCTGCTCTGACGAAAACTATCCTGAAGCATGTCAGCTACTATCCAAATTTTGTTTGGCACCCTGGCGCTGAGTTTGATTCACGCCTTAATTCCCAGCCACTGGCTGCCATTAGTTACGGTGGGCAAAACCGAAGGCTGGTCTCGTCCAGAAACTCTTTGGATAACCGCTATTACTGGATTTGCACACACTGTCAGTACGCTCTTAATTGGGATAGCTGTCGGATTGCTGGGCTATCAACTGGACTATAAATACGAACTTGTGCCCCATTTAGTGGCTCCGATAATGCTGATTGGATTGGGCCTGGTTTACCTCAGCCAACCCCTGCGACAACGCTTCTCATCAGAGTCTGCTCAGCATGACCATGCTCCTATGTCTCCGATCTCAGACGATTCTGGCCACAGTAAATGGGCGGTTGTAATCACTCTAGCCACCGCTATGTTTTTCTCTCCTTTCGTTGGGATCGGCGCATTTTACTTATCAGCAGGCGCACTGGGGTGGTTTGGTATTGCTCTCGTTTCTGGGGTGTATCTGATAGTGACTGTGCTCGGCATGGTGCTGATAGTGAACTGGAGCTGGCACAGGACTCACCAGTTTACGGCTGCCATCCCCACCTGGAACCTCAATGGCCATGCTCTAACGGGGGCAGTGCTAATAGCTTTAGGGGTTGTGACGTTTTTTATTGATATTTAGAACTATGCCACGCAAAAAAGAAATTTCTTGGATTCATCGCTATGCCCGCCCCCTGATGGCTGGGTTAGCTGCTGTGGGTGCTGTTGTCACCGCTTACTTAACCATCAATAAGTTCATGGGCAGTTCCACTGCCTGCCCCACCAAAGGCTGCGATATTGTACTGTCCAGTCCCTACGCCACCGTATTTGGACAGCCCCTAGCGCTCTTTGGTTTCCTGGCCTATGTGAGTATGATTGGGCTGGCGATCGCCCCGCTTCTCGTCCGAGGACCTGACCAGAAAGAGCTGCGGGCTAACCTCACCCGTTGGACCCAACCACTCCTTTTCCTTGGCGGCACTGCCATGATGGTCTTCAGCGGTTATTTGATGTATCTGCTCACCGCCGAAATCAAGGCCGTTTGCCTCTACTGCGTCGGGTCGGCGCTGCTCTCAACCGGACTCTTTCTGCTGGCGCTGATTGGACAAGACTGGTCAGATTTATCCCAGCCCTTTTTTACTGGCATCATTACAGCCATAGTCGTTTTGGTGGGGACCCTCGGCCTTTATGCCAATGTCAACAATCCAGCCACCGCAACGGATGCTAATGGACAACCCGGCATTGAAGTTACTACCGAGTCTGGACCGGCTGAAATCGCCCTGGCTCAACACCTAGCTGACACGGGTGCCGTATTCTATGGGGCTTGGTGGTGCCCTCATTGCCACGACCAAAAGCAGCTTTTTGGTCAAGAAGCGGCTCAAACTATTCTCTATGTCGAATGTTCTACGCCAGACGGACAGGGACAAACCTCAGAATGCCAAGCAGCAGGTATTACTGGCTATCCTACCTGGGAAATCAATGGCGAACGCTTATCGGGGACTCAGACCCTAGAGGAATTAGCCCAACTCACGGGCTATAAAGGCCCAACGACTTTTCAAAATTCCATTTAGTGCAGAGGAGAGATATCTTGAGACGCCCGAGCCATCTACTCAATCAATTGGCTGTAGCCATGGGGAGCCTTTTGATTTTCACATCTCCAGTTTTTGCCCATACCCCTGGGCAATCGCTGAGTGATCAGGCGCGACTGAAGGAACTGGCTGATTTATTAGAGTCTGGAGAAGAGCTGGTTGAGTCAGGCAGCCTGGCAGAGGCGCTATCTCGCTACCAGCATGCCGTCAGTTTAGATAGTGAAAATCCGAAAATCTTTTCGGCCATTGGCTATGTGCAGGCGCGTCAGGGCAACTTTCAGGAGTCCATTGCTGCGTTTCAAACAGCCCTTGAATTAGATTCAGAAAATCTGCCTTTTCTCTTTGGCTTAGCCTATGCCCAAAGTCAGCTAGAAGCTTATGAAGCAACCGCTAACACCTACCGCCAGATCCTACGCTTACAACCCGATAATTTAGACGCTCAGATAGGATTAGGGGCTATGTTGTTTCAACTCAAAGCCTTTGAAGAGGCATCAGAGGTTTATGCCAACATCCTGAAAGACGATCCCGAAAATTGGCAAGCTGCCGAATCCTTAGGACTGATTCTGCTTCAACAGGGAGAAATTGAAGCCGCGATTACCGCTTTAGAACAGGCGGCAGAACTCGCTCCTCAGACTAGCCAAATTCAAATGAATCTAGGCTTTGCCTATCTCAGACAAGACGATATCGAATCAGCGCTAGCAACTTTTGAAGCAGCGGCTGAAGGAGACCCTCTAAATGCTGATGTCCGTATGCAAATTGGCTATGTCCTCTGGCAGCAGGGCAACTTAGAGGCTGCCATGGAACGCTATCAGCAGGCTACCCGCCTTCAGCCTGATTCAGTCATTGCCCATGATGCGATCGCCGATCTCTACTTTGAGCAGCAAGATGTTTTGATGACAATTGTCGCCCATCGTGAACTGCTAGAACTCGCGCCTGATCATGCTTCTGGTTATTATCATCTAGCCATCGCTCTAGAGGCACACAGTCGTACTGCAGAGGCGATTGAAGCCCTTCAGAAAGCTAAGACTTTGCTTTTGGAGCAGGGAAATGAAGAAGATGTCCAGATTATTGATGAACTGCTTCAAGGACTTTAGCGATCTCGACTCGCCTCAAATCCTCACAGTCTCCTCACCGGTTAACTGAGCATGCCCCGACCACACGTCTACTTTCAACACCACCGTTGGCTACTGATTTTGCTCCTAGGCATAGGAGTCTGGGGACAGACCCAACTTCCAGCAAAAGCCCATGGAGCGAGTATTCAGGCTCGTAGTATCACTATGGTCGAGATTCAGGCCACCTACGACTCTGGAGAACCTCTGGCCGAAGCGCAGGTGCAGGTTTATGATCCTACCAACCCTCAGACTCCCCGCTTTACTGGAAAAACCGATAGGGGAGGGCAGTTTAGCTTTACACCGGATCAACCCGGTACTTGGGAAGTAACCGTACGTCAGGCTGGTCATGGGGCGAGCTCGGCAATCCCAGTTGACAATACCGGTGCTGTAGCCGCAACCTTTTCAGGAAATTCTCAACTAACACTTCTTCAAAAAAGTTTGATTGCGGGAGCCATCATTTGGGGTTCTATAGGCACTGCCCTCTATTTTCGGCAGGGTAAGCGCTAGCCGAAAATTTCGGTCAATTTCAGCTTAGATAAGGATTATTTCCCAAACATGACCGAAGAGATTAGTCTGGCTTGACCTCTGACTAGAGAACTAATGCAAGAAAAGGCGATTTCATCAGCTAGATAAGCTGATGGGTACAGCGTCGCGCAGTTCGGTCAGTCCCAACTCCATCATCTCCTGATGCTCTCGTGTCGTCATGCGAAACGTGAATTGTCGCATTCTTTTGCGATCGCTCAAGCCCATGGTGGCGATATTCAGGTACAAAGTCAGGTAAACAGAGGAAGTATCTTCACTATCACTCTGCCAATTTCATGATGGTTTCATCACACCCTCCTAATCTTGAACAATATACCGGCGTGAAACTGTCTCCTCGAAAGATCGCACGCCAATTGAGAGTTTAGGAGCACCCCGACATGGCTGCTGATATTTTGATTGTTTCTAATGATGAAAAAATGAGTCAGCTATTGAAGATAGAACTCAGCATTGAAGATTATGACGTCTTAATCGAAGCTGACAGTACTCTGGGCTTTATAGCACTTCGAAAAATTCAACCTAGATTGCTCATCTTGGATGCTAATACTCCAGGTCTATCCTCGATTGAAATTCTTCGCCGGATTAGAGCTACAGATACACATATAAAAGTCATTCTCATGACTGAGGTTGATAAATTAGAAACCTCTGAACCATTTGCTGACGATTATATTTTTAAGCCTCTTAATCTAATTGAATTGCTCCTAAGGGTAAAACTAGTTTTACGTCAACGCCTATCTCAAAAGAAAAATGTGTTGCGTTTTAGAGATTTATCTTTGGATCTTCAAAGTCGCGAAGTCTACAGAGGTGAACGCCTAGTCCAGCTGACATGTAAAGAATTCGATTTATTGACTTACCTACTACGCCATGCTAGTCAAGTTATTGAGCAAGATCGCTTGCTCGAAACAGTCTGGGACTATAGTTTTCTCGGTAACAGTAATGTACTACAGGTATGTATCAGAAGCCTTAGAAGTAAACTAGAGGCTGCTGGAGAACCTCGTTTAATTCAGACAGTTCGAGGGATAGGTTATGTCCTCCGACCGGCCATCTCGGACTGCTCCGTGCAAACTTTTCCTCTCGTTTGCTGATGATTCTTACTCAGACTGTTATCAACAGATTCTGAGGTGACATGAATACGATTCACTCTATTATTCTTGTTGAGCACGATGCCCCAGAATCTGATAACGGCTCAGAACAAGGATAAGCGGAGGAATTATTAGCCACTGAATTAGGGGCAACCAGCTAATACCAAGACCAGGAACACTTAGGCCCAAAGTTCCATAGAGATGAGCAATACGAGTTCGATAGATTTCAGAAAAGAAGGTGTATAGCCAACCTAGAACAATAAACCAGGCAACGGCTTGCTTTGTCGGGTAAGTTATCCAACGACGCGATCGCATCATCAAGCTAACCACCAGACTAACCCCGACTGTGATTACGCCGTCACCAAAGGTGCAGTGGGTAAGGGCCAAAATCTTATCCGCTAGCGTTGGAGCATCGTAGAAATCGTAGAAGGGCGCTTGCCAAACTTCATAAACAAAATGCAGCAAAAATGCGAACAGAAATAAATTGAACTCGGGTAGAGATAAGGCGCGGTTAAGCAACTTTGAGACAGATGACCTTTGTGAAGCCGCTGCCTGATGCCCATGATTTTGAAACATGTAGAATACCCTCCTAAGCTAATTTCGCCCGACGCAGCATCACCGCATTAATCGCCACAATGACAGTTGAAAGACTCATCAACAGCGCCCCTACTGCAGGAGAAAGTACAACGCCCCAAGCCGACAGCACTCCCGCTGCCAGGGGAATCGCAACCACGTTGTAGCCGGTTGCCCAAAACAGGTTTTGGATCATCTTGCTATAAGTCTTTTTCGCCAGGTTCAGAGCTTTCACCGCATCCAGCGGATCGTCTTCAATGAGCACTAGGTCAGCCGATTCGATCGCGACATTCGTCCCTGCGCCGATCGCCAGTCCCATGTTGGCTTCCAATAATGCCGCTGCATCGTTGACACCATCACCCGCAAAGGCGGTCGGGGCTTCCTGCTTCAGCGCTTTGATGCGGTTGACCTTATCTTCTGGCAAGACCCGAGCATAGTAGCGGTCAATGCCTAAATCCTGCGCCACCCCTCGCGCTACGGCTTCCGCATCCCCCGTGATCATGACCGCCTGAATGTCCATTTCATGCAGACGATCAATCGTTTCACGTGCCCGTTCGCGCACCTGGTCAGCCATGGAAATCACGGCCACGGGGTGATCAGAGGTCATCAGCACAACGGCACTTTCGCCGCGATCATCAGCTCGGTCTAAGGCACTGCGTAAACTGCTGGGCAGTTGCAGGCTCTGCTCCTTCACCCATTCTGGACGTCCCAAGCGATACGTCTGTCCCTGAACCTTACCTTCGACACCCCGTCCCGTAATGGTTTGAAATTCACGCATCTGTGGAAATTCAAGCTGGCGTTGGTGAGCCGCTTCCACAATTGCCTTGGCTAAAGGATGCTCAGAAGCTGTTTCTAGGGCAGCAGCAATTGCTAGTGCCTGCTCAGACTCCATGCGATCTGTCGCAATATTCTGCACGCCAAATTTGCCTTGGGTCAGCGTCCCGGTTTTATCAAAGGCCATGATTCTGATATCTTTGGCCCGCTCTAGAGCGTCGCGGTCCCGCACAAGAATACCGTTACGAGCTGCCAGGCTCGTGGAGTTAGCAATGACCAACGGAATGGCTAATCCCAACGCATGGGGACAGGTAATGACTAGAACCGTCACAGCGCGATTGATGGCAAAGACTAAGTCTTCAAGGGTGAGCCAGACAATGAACGTGAGGGTGCCTGCCGCGATCGCAATAAGGGTCAGCCAGTAGGCCACCTTATCGGCCAGGGCTTGATACCGACTGCGAGAGGACTGCGCTTCTTCCACCAATCGCATGATTTGGCTGATGGCCGTGTCATCCCCTACCCGCGTCACTGTTACCTGTACCGAGCCTTCTGTGTTGACTGACCCTGCCACCACTTCATCGCCTACGGCCTTGGAAACTGGCTTGGATTCTCCAGTTAGGAACGACTCGTTAACGCTCGTATTCCCTTCGATGACCTCGCCATCATTCGGAATCTGCTCACCAGGTCGAATCAGAATCACGTCGCCAGCCTGAATTTCACTCACTGGCACATCTTCAACCCTGCCGTCTCGCATCCTGTGCGCTTCATTGGGCACCAGGCTCGAAAGCTCTTCCAAGGCTTTGCTGGCTCCCTGCACTGAAGCCATCTCGACCCAGTGCCCCAACAGCATGATGTCGATCAGCGTTGCCAGCTCCCAGTAAAAGGGCTTGCCTTCTAGCCCCAGAGATACGGCCAGACTGTAGATAAACGCTACAGTGATCGCCAGCGCAATCAGCGTCATCATGCCGATCTTGCTCTGAAATTCGTGCCAAGCTCCCTGCAAAAAGGGCCAGCCGCCATAGAAGTACAAGGCAATCCCCAGAATCGGACTAATCCAATTGGCACCAGGAAACAAAATCGCTTCGTAGTTCAGCCAACTCTGAAGCTGAAGCGAAAAGTAGAGAATCGGCAGCGTCAGAATTAGCGATACAAAAAACCGCTGCTTAAACATCTCTGGGCTATGGCCCGCATGTTTATCGTGTCCACTATGGCTATCGTGATTACCTGGATCTCCCTCTTTGTGATCTTGGTGTCCATGATGACCAAGCTGAGAAGTACCCGTTTGGCCATCTTCACTCTGATTGGCCTGGGTCGAGTGGTGAGAATGGGAGTTATGCATCGAATTTCTCTCGGTAACATTGAAGCGGCATCAATAGCTTGGTCTTCACGCTAGACCCTCAAGCCAACTGCAAGCTCCAGTGGTGGTAACAATACTTGATGTGTTGAGTTCTCCTAGTCAGGCCCGAATCGGTTTTCTCGCGAGCTACAGTCTTCTGTGGTCACGCCTGATATCTACTCTGGGCTTAAAGAAAAGTCTGGCAGCGGTCTTGCCTCTGCTTGAGCCGGTGTGTTTGCTACACCGTTTTCTCTGATGTCGGCAATTAGCCACTCCATTTCGCTAATCTCGCGACGCTGCGCTTCGATGATTTCATCGGCCAATTCACGAACGCGCATATCTTCAATCTGAGCGCGATCGCTGGTCAAAATGGCGATGGAATGGTGGGGAATCATGCCTTCCATGTAGTCCACATCGCTGACTGTTACTTGGCTACGGACTAGCCATAGCGAAGCTCCGAACAAAATGATCGCCCCTACATAAATAACCGCGTTGATAGTGCGGCTTTTATACATGTGCAGCATGTACGACAGCATGATCACCATCATGGCGGCCCCCATAATCAGGGTCATAAAAAGCCGCGTTTCGCTAAACCAGGCATGATCCAAAATCTGGTAGGAATGTAGGTACATCAGGAAAAACATCACCACGATTGAGGTGCCAATCATGGCAAAGTATCGGACGTAGCTGCCTTGCATCCCGCCATGATCCTGAGCATCTGAATGGGTTTTAATTGTGTTTTCTTGAGTGTTCATCGTTATCACCGTTAAGAACATTACTTGCCTTACCCCACGACATCGCCCGTTGGGCCGACGCTTGCACAAGGCCGCGCTCAGACAACACTTCAGGGGGCATAAGAGCTAAAAGTTAAGAGGCTGCCATCGCTGTATCAACGATCTGGCGATACATCCCTGCCGCCTCACGACAGGAACGAGCACATTTCTGACAGTGCTCCATGTCATGCTTTTCACATTCCTGGGCACAGGTGTCGCAGATTTCTGCACAAGCCTTGGCTAGCGGAGCAATGAAGTAAGACCCACGTACCATAAAAGTGGCTAACGTACGGCAGCTTTCGGCTGTATCCAGACACATCCGGGCACACTTCACCATGTCCGGCTGGCCCGTACAGGCTTCGGCGCAGTGTTCACATTCCACTGCACAGGCCATCGCCTTATCGAAGCTAGATTGATACTGTTCGTGATTGAGAAGCATAAAGTTTTCTTGAATAACGATGGTATAGGAATAACGAAAAGTGGCTCCTGTTATTGCCTATCAAAGGGCAGAACCGCATATTCAGCCCAAAGAGCTAGGGCGATTTCATCTTGATTTCATCGACAAATGTTATTGCGATGCCAAAGCGGTCAATGTAGTCTCCAAAGCTTTCATTTCATCGCGATTTCATAGTTATTCCTTAGGCTAGCGATTGCAGTGTTGATTCTCGTGTAGTGGTTTTGACCCTTAGCCAGCTAGAAAATTGAGGCTGTGATTGCGCTCCAGGGATATTACATGAACGCATTTCCTAGAGAGCATTTTGGATAGTTGGTTCTCAAAGAAAGTCTGAAGGAGGTTCCATCGTGGATGCCAAAGTTTTAGCGGCTAGCTCAGCTGGATTTGCGATCGGTGTCGTTGCGACCTTGCTCGTCGGCACGTTGCGGATGGGCGGCATGATGGGACGCGGCGGCATGATGCGCGGCTGGGGGTGCAGCAGCCTTAACCAATCGGTTGCCCCTGCCGGAACGACAGATAGCAATACCTGGCGTTTTCTTGGATCAACGCGCATCGATAAAACTTAACGATATCCCCCCTTGACCCTATAGCTGACTGCAGACTTCAAGATAAAGACGTTGCGACTGATTTGGAGGGCTCTTGGATGCAACTCGATTTGACGGTTCCTAACCTGGCGTGTTCTGCCTGTGTCGAGACAGTCACCAAAGCCGTTCATGGCGTAGACGCCGCAGCGCAAGTGACGGCAGACCCCAAAACCAAGCAGGTCAGCATTCTCAGTGAGGCGTCTGAAACAGCCATTAAAGATGCGATTACGACTGCTGGCTACACCGTGGCCTAAAGGAGGCAACCATGGAAACTCAAACGTTTAAGCTGAAGGGCATGAGCTGTGCCGCCTGCGCCAGCAATATTGAAGCCGCCATTCAGACCGTGCCAGGAGTCGAAACCTGTAGCGTCAACTTTGGGGCTGAGCAGGCCGTTGTCACCTATAATCCTCGCCAAGTCAGTACCGCTGATATCCAATCGACAGTCGATAGTGCGGGCTATGCAGCTCAGCCGGTGAGCGACAATCCTCTGACTGCTGACGATGACGCTGAGCGCCTAGAACGAGCAGCGAGAGACCGGGAACTGACTCGCAAGGTCATCTTCAGTCTGATTATTGGCAGCGTGCTGATGGTAGGGGCGTTGCCGATGATGACCGGGCTTGACATCCCGCTGATTCCCGCCTGGTCGCACAATCCCTGGCTGCAACTGGTGCTGACCCTCCCCGTAATGGTGTGGGCTGGGAGTGATTTCTTCATCAATGCCTGGAAGGCGCTCAAGCACCATTCCGCCACCATGGATACGTTGGTCGCGGTCGGCACGGGGACGGCCTACCTGTATTCCCTCTTCCCGACGCTCTATCCCCAATGGTTTTTAGACCAAGGGCTACGCCCGGATGTCTATTTTGAGATTGCGGCGATCATCATTGCCCTGATTCTGCTCGGCAACCTGCTAGAAAACCGGGCCAAAGGTCAGACTTCTGAGGCCATCCGTAAACTGATGGGATTGCAGGCCAAAACGGCACGGGTGATTCGTGACGGGCAGACTCTGGATATCCCCATTACCGACGTGGTGGTGGCAGATGTCATCCTGGTGCGCCCTGGCGAGAAAGTCCCAGTAGACGGCGAAATTATTGAGGGCTCCTCTACCCTCGATGAAGCCATGGTGACAGGCGAGAGCATTCCAGTGCAAAAGCAGGTCGGCGATGAGGTGATTGGCGCGACCTTGAATAAAACCGGCAG
Protein-coding regions in this window:
- a CDS encoding vitamin K epoxide reductase family protein, with protein sequence MPRKKEISWIHRYARPLMAGLAAVGAVVTAYLTINKFMGSSTACPTKGCDIVLSSPYATVFGQPLALFGFLAYVSMIGLAIAPLLVRGPDQKELRANLTRWTQPLLFLGGTAMMVFSGYLMYLLTAEIKAVCLYCVGSALLSTGLFLLALIGQDWSDLSQPFFTGIITAIVVLVGTLGLYANVNNPATATDANGQPGIEVTTESGPAEIALAQHLADTGAVFYGAWWCPHCHDQKQLFGQEAAQTILYVECSTPDGQGQTSECQAAGITGYPTWEINGERLSGTQTLEELAQLTGYKGPTTFQNSI
- a CDS encoding tetratricopeptide repeat protein yields the protein MGSLLIFTSPVFAHTPGQSLSDQARLKELADLLESGEELVESGSLAEALSRYQHAVSLDSENPKIFSAIGYVQARQGNFQESIAAFQTALELDSENLPFLFGLAYAQSQLEAYEATANTYRQILRLQPDNLDAQIGLGAMLFQLKAFEEASEVYANILKDDPENWQAAESLGLILLQQGEIEAAITALEQAAELAPQTSQIQMNLGFAYLRQDDIESALATFEAAAEGDPLNADVRMQIGYVLWQQGNLEAAMERYQQATRLQPDSVIAHDAIADLYFEQQDVLMTIVAHRELLELAPDHASGYYHLAIALEAHSRTAEAIEALQKAKTLLLEQGNEEDVQIIDELLQGL
- a CDS encoding carboxypeptidase-like regulatory domain-containing protein; this encodes MVEIQATYDSGEPLAEAQVQVYDPTNPQTPRFTGKTDRGGQFSFTPDQPGTWEVTVRQAGHGASSAIPVDNTGAVAATFSGNSQLTLLQKSLIAGAIIWGSIGTALYFRQGKR
- a CDS encoding response regulator transcription factor, with the translated sequence MAADILIVSNDEKMSQLLKIELSIEDYDVLIEADSTLGFIALRKIQPRLLILDANTPGLSSIEILRRIRATDTHIKVILMTEVDKLETSEPFADDYIFKPLNLIELLLRVKLVLRQRLSQKKNVLRFRDLSLDLQSREVYRGERLVQLTCKEFDLLTYLLRHASQVIEQDRLLETVWDYSFLGNSNVLQVCIRSLRSKLEAAGEPRLIQTVRGIGYVLRPAISDCSVQTFPLVC
- a CDS encoding copper-translocating P-type ATPase — protein: MHNSHSHHSTQANQSEDGQTGTSQLGHHGHQDHKEGDPGNHDSHSGHDKHAGHSPEMFKQRFFVSLILTLPILYFSLQLQSWLNYEAILFPGANWISPILGIALYFYGGWPFLQGAWHEFQSKIGMMTLIALAITVAFIYSLAVSLGLEGKPFYWELATLIDIMLLGHWVEMASVQGASKALEELSSLVPNEAHRMRDGRVEDVPVSEIQAGDVILIRPGEQIPNDGEVIEGNTSVNESFLTGESKPVSKAVGDEVVAGSVNTEGSVQVTVTRVGDDTAISQIMRLVEEAQSSRSRYQALADKVAYWLTLIAIAAGTLTFIVWLTLEDLVFAINRAVTVLVITCPHALGLAIPLVIANSTSLAARNGILVRDRDALERAKDIRIMAFDKTGTLTQGKFGVQNIATDRMESEQALAIAAALETASEHPLAKAIVEAAHQRQLEFPQMREFQTITGRGVEGKVQGQTYRLGRPEWVKEQSLQLPSSLRSALDRADDRGESAVVLMTSDHPVAVISMADQVRERARETIDRLHEMDIQAVMITGDAEAVARGVAQDLGIDRYYARVLPEDKVNRIKALKQEAPTAFAGDGVNDAAALLEANMGLAIGAGTNVAIESADLVLIEDDPLDAVKALNLAKKTYSKMIQNLFWATGYNVVAIPLAAGVLSAWGVVLSPAVGALLMSLSTVIVAINAVMLRRAKLA
- a CDS encoding DUF305 domain-containing protein, with the translated sequence MNTQENTIKTHSDAQDHGGMQGSYVRYFAMIGTSIVVMFFLMYLHSYQILDHAWFSETRLFMTLIMGAAMMVIMLSYMLHMYKSRTINAVIYVGAIILFGASLWLVRSQVTVSDVDYMEGMIPHHSIAILTSDRAQIEDMRVRELADEIIEAQRREISEMEWLIADIRENGVANTPAQAEARPLPDFSLSPE
- a CDS encoding four-helix bundle copper-binding protein codes for the protein MLLNHEQYQSSFDKAMACAVECEHCAEACTGQPDMVKCARMCLDTAESCRTLATFMVRGSYFIAPLAKACAEICDTCAQECEKHDMEHCQKCARSCREAAGMYRQIVDTAMAAS
- a CDS encoding heavy-metal-associated domain-containing protein: MQLDLTVPNLACSACVETVTKAVHGVDAAAQVTADPKTKQVSILSEASETAIKDAITTAGYTVA